TATTTCCTCTAAGGTTACCTGCGATATTTTGCTTATGGTTGAGGGTGAGTATTTAAGTTCAAACACGCTTTCAAGAGCCTGGGCTACTGCTCTTGCACTCATACCAGAGGCAAACATCCCAAGTATTAAGTCTTCAAGATTGATATCTCTTCTTCTATAAGGTTCTATCAACTTTGTTCTGAATTTTCCCTCTCTATCTCTTGGAATTCTCAGATTTTCAAGCTTACCGATAACAGTATCTAAGTTTCTAACGTAAAAGCCGTTCTTTGTTCCTCCATGTTCTTTAAGAAACACTTCTCTTTCAGCCGTCATGATTGACTCTAAGGTTTGCTTTACCACTTCCTTAACTAGGTCTGGTAAAATCTTCTGTAGTTCCATTTTTGCCTCCTGGGGTTGGTATTTGTGGGGTGTTCCCCAGGAGGTTATCCCATTTCTCAAGCTTACACAAAATATCGTACACTACCGAATAGTTTGAAGAATTCCAATTATTTCATCGTAATTTTGGTTTTCAAATAGTCTTTTTAAACTTTCTGTTGAAGAAGCACTTCCTGTAAGGGTAAGCAATAATAGGTATGTTGCTATTATTTTCTTCATTAGATTCCCCAAGATGCTTTAATTAAAATGTAGCATAAGATAATCAGAATATCAAGTTGGTTTAATTAAATTTAGAACTCAAAACCGTAATCTTCGTCTCCCTCATCAAAGGTGAAATCTGGTGGGGGTGAAGGTTGTGATTCTTCCATTATGATGGGAGGTTCTTCTTCGGCAGATTCTTCTTCATTTTTAATTAATTCTGTTTCTTTCAGGTTTTCAAATCTTGTGAGGTCTTTTATAAAGGAAAGTGTTATCGTTCCTGTGGGGCCGTTTCTTTGTTTTGCTATTATGATTTCTGCTATGCCTCTTTCTTCCGGCGGGGGATCTTTTTTGTAAACTTCGGGCCTGTGAATGAACATTACGACATCCGCGTCCTGCTCTATGGATCCACTTTCCCTCAGATCTGCAAGTTGCGGTCTTTTGTCTGAACGATGTTCAACCTGACGAGAAAGCTGAGATAGGGCTATCACAGGAA
The sequence above is a segment of the Desulfurobacterium indicum genome. Coding sequences within it:
- a CDS encoding transposase, whose protein sequence is MRNGITSWGTPHKYQPQEAKMELQKILPDLVKEVVKQTLESIMTAEREVFLKEHGGTKNGFYVRNLDTVIGKLENLRIPRDREGKFRTKLIEPYRRRDINLEDLILGMFASGMSARAVAQALESVFELKYSPSTISKISQVTLEEI